In Carassius gibelio isolate Cgi1373 ecotype wild population from Czech Republic chromosome B2, carGib1.2-hapl.c, whole genome shotgun sequence, a single genomic region encodes these proteins:
- the LOC127951195 gene encoding CMRF35-like molecule 1 yields MHMHSAIDMIYPLILSGILLLISDAGIGSMNIGVKSGSPGIIPCLYDKKHKENRKYWCQGTQWISCKTLGYANEPGEYSLTDYPEQSIFTVQWKNLKTSDSGYYWCAVEIGGSSDDGYYLYLTVESAHDVSMVSSSVSGHEGGDISVQCLYSSGYQNKVKQWCRYKDQRCYTVGRTYTSQNPSVQIRDDDGRRSFTVLMTGLRRTDSGWYYCSVGDLQVPVQLTVTEPKRAFTSIPAAPPTPSEADIDTTQQSTNRNPTSVNKIIYNMTTDSRPETHKRDVILLLCLAMLLMLLVTLVAIVTWRLRKKPERGQNKENQMTSSSPADAASSASVDFTTVIYSSVITFHKAPSSSVNPETDVIYSSVKLTPKAVC; encoded by the exons ATGCACATGCACTCAGCTATAGACATGATTTACCCTCTTATTCTCTCTGGGATTTTACTTCTCATCTCAG ATGCTGGAATTGGGAGTATGAATATCGGAGTGAAATCTGGATCACCTGGAATTATTCCCTGTCTATATGATAAAAAACATAAGGAAAACCGTAAATACTGGTGTCAGGGGACACAATGGATTTCATGCAAAACATTGGGATATGCAAATGAGCCAGGAGAATATTCCCTCACTGATTATCCAGAACagagtatttttacagtgcagtggAAGAATCTGAAGACCTCAGACTCTGGATATTACTGGTGTGCTGTTGAGATCGGTGGCTCTTCAGATGACGGGTATTATTTGTATCTGACGGTGGAGTCAG CTCATGATGTGTCTATGGTGAGCAGCAGTGTCTCTGGACATGAAGGTGGTGATATCAGTGTTCAGTGTCTCTACAGTTCTGGATATCAGAATAAAGTCAAACAGTGGTGCAGATATAAAGATCAGAGATGTTACACAGTGGGGAGGACTTACACATCCCAGAATCCATCAGTGCAGATCAGAGATGATGATGGGAGAAGATCCTTCACTGTGCTGATGACTGGACTGAGACGGACTGATTCTGGCTGGTACTACTGCTCTGTAGGAGATCTGCAGGTTCCTGTTCAACTCACAGTCACTGAACCCAAAAGAG CATTCACAAGTATTCCAGCAGCTCCACCGACTCCCTCTGAGGCAGACAT AGACACAACACAACAATCTACCAACAGGAATCCTACAAgtgtgaataaaataatataca ATATGACAACTGATTCGAGACCAGAAACACACAA GCGTGATGTGATTCTGCTCTTGTGTCTCGCAATGCTTTTGATGTTACTGGTTACTCTTGTTGCCATAGTAACTTGGAGGCTGAGAAAAAAGCCTG AGAGGGGTCAAAATAAAGAA AACCAAATGACATCCAGCAGTCCAGCAGATGCTGCT TCCTCTGCCTCGGTGGATTTTACTACTGTGATTTACAGTTCTGTGATTACTTTTCATAAAGCA CCTTCATCATCAGTGAATCCAGAAACTGAtgtgatctacagctctgtgaAACTAACACCCAAGGCTGTGTGTTAA
- the LOC127951194 gene encoding CMRF35-like molecule 1 isoform X12, whose amino-acid sequence MNAYVKTNTFYISIWFWLILGVESYSGWSNHVLTIYPGGSLTIPCYYDKKYTQQKKSWFSEIDKTHTYTNTTEQNLSVIDHPDQSLFTVTMRNLQNKHSGGYYCVVETGEKTSNTIYKPYLKIQSTPDVSLMNSSVSGHEGGDISVQCLYSSGYQNKVKRWCRYKDQRCYTVGRTDTSQNPSVLISDDDGGRSFTVLMTGLRRTDSGWYFCSAGEALNPVHITVTEAEPGIVNDKDFCRNETKDTEEPQNNGLLIVWLLPALAALLLFLILVGVFTWRWRRRPKQDKPHIRGRNSSRTTDMENDIIYYSTIVHVPGSEAMKSPAGGAINSIIYSTVAPH is encoded by the exons ATGAACGCATATGTGAAGACAAACACATTCTACATTTCAATCTGGTTTTGGCTCATTTTAG GTGTTGAAAGCTACAGTGGTTGGTCAAACCATGTATTAACTATTTATCCTGGAGGATCTCTCACCATCCCATGTTATTATGACAAGAAATACACACAGCAGAAGAAATCCTGGTTCTCAGAGattgataaaacacacacatacacaaacacaacagagcaGAATCTGTCAGTAATTGATCATCCTGATCAGAGTCTCTTTACTGTGACTATGAGAAACCTGCAGAACAAACACAGTGGAGGTTATTATTGTGTTGTGGAGACTGGAGAAAAAACATCGAATACAATATACAAGCCTTATCTGAAGATTCAGTCTA ctcctGATGTATCTTTGATGAACAGCAGTGTCTCTGGACATGAAGGTGGTGATATCAGTGTTCAGTGTCTCTACAGTTCTGGATATCAGAATAAAGTCAAACGTTGGTGCAGATATAAAGATCAGAGATGTTACACAGTGGGGAGGACTGACACATCCCAGAATCCATCAGTGCTGATCAGTGATGATGATGGGGGAAGATCCTTCACTGTGCTGATGACTGGACTGAGACGGACTGATTCTGGCTGGTACTTCTGCTCTGCTGGAGAGGCACTGAATCCTGTTCACATCACTGTAACGGAGGCAGAACCag GCATTGTCAATGACAAAGA TTTTTGCAGAAATGAAACAAAAGACACAGAGGAGCCACAAAA TAATGGACTCCTGATTGTGTGGCTTCTTCCAGCTTTAGCAGCACTTCTGCTGTTCTTGATTCTGGTCGGTGTTTTCACCTGGAGATGGAGACGGAGACCCA AACAAGATAAACCTCACATCAGAGGGAGAAACAGCAGCAGAACCACTGACATG GAGAATGACATAATCTACTACAGCACTATTGTTCATGTTCCTGGGAGTGAAGCGATGAAGTCTCCAGCAGGTGGAGCAATAAACAGCATAATATACAGCACTGTGGCTCCACACTGA
- the LOC127951196 gene encoding CMRF35-like molecule 1 isoform X2, with the protein MAAYAKTEIFYISIGFWLILGVESYSGGSNHTLTIYPGGSLTIPCHYDKKYTQQKKSWYSVIDQTSTYTNTTEQNLSVIDHPDQSLFTVTMRNLQNKRNGDYYCVVETGVNKTNVTYELYLKIESAPDVSVVSSSVSGHEGGDISVQCLYSSGYQNKVKQWCRYKDKRCYTVGRTDTSQNSSVQIRDDDGRRSLTVLMTGLRRTDSGWYFCSVGDALNPVHITVTEAEPGKAKETDNKLLTVWLPVSAALLLLLILISVFIWIWRRRPKQDEQQIRGRNGSRNNDAIYSKPEDPVIYSTINDENPNDADKDTTTYSTIDNIPGSEAKPPAGGTVYSSVAPHQQQQ; encoded by the exons ATGGCTGCATACGCAAAGACAGAAATATTCTACATTTCAATCGGGTTTTGGCTGATTTTAG GTGTTGAAAGCTACAGCGGTGGGTCAAACCATACATTAACTATTTATCCTGGAGGATCTCTCACCATCCCATGTCATTATGACAAGAAATACACACAGCAGAAGAAATCCTGGTACTCAGTGATTGATCAAACatccacatacacaaacacaacagagcaGAATCTGTCAGTAATTGATCATCCTGATCAGAGTCTCTTTACTGTGACTATGAGAAACCTGCAGAACAAACGCAATGGAGATTATTATTGTGTTGTGGAGACTGgagtaaacaaaacaaatgtaacaTACGAGCTTTATCTCAAGATTGAGTCTG ctcctGATGTGTCTGTGGTGAGCAGCAGTGTCTCTGGACATGAAGGTGGTGATATCAGTGTTCAGTGTCTCTACAGTTCTGGATATCAGAATAAAGTCAAACAGTGGTGCAGATATAAAGATAAGAGATGTTACACAGTGGGGAGGACTGACACATCCCAGAATTCATCAGTGCAGATCAGAGATGATGATGGGAGAAGATCCCTAACTGTGCTGATGACTGGACTGAGACGGACTGATTCAGGCTGGTATTTCTGCTCTGTAGGAGATGCACTGAATCCTGTTCACATCACTGTAACGGAGGCAGAACCAGGGAAAGCGAAAGAGAC AGATAACAAACTCCTGACTGTGTGGCTTCCAGTTTCAGCAGCTCTTCTGCTGTTATTGATTCTGATCAGTGTCTTCATCTGGATATGGAGAAGAAGACCCA agcaAGATGAACAGCAAATCAGAGGGAGAAATGGCAGCAGAAACAATGATGCA ATCTACTCTAAACCTGAAGACCCTGTGATATACAGCACTATAAATGATGAAAACCCAAAT GATGCCGACAAAGACACAACCACATACAGTACTATTGATAATATTCCTGGGAGTGAAGCA AAGCCTCCAGCAGGTGGAACAGTATACAGCTCTGTGGCTCCACACCAACAGCAACAGTGA
- the LOC127951196 gene encoding CMRF35-like molecule 1 isoform X1: MAAYAKTEIFYISIGFWLILGVESYSGGSNHTLTIYPGGSLTIPCHYDKKYTQQKKSWYSVIDQTSTYTNTTEQNLSVIDHPDQSLFTVTMRNLQNKRNGDYYCVVETGVNKTNVTYELYLKIESAPDVSVVSSSVSGHEGGDISVQCLYSSGYQNKVKQWCRYKDKRCYTVGRTDTSQNSSVQIRDDDGRRSLTVLMTGLRRTDSGWYFCSVGDALNPVHITVTEAEPGKAKETSESGHQENNNNTTEVTDKLQKDNKLLTVWLPVSAALLLLLILISVFIWIWRRRPKQDEQQIRGRNGSRNNDAIYSKPEDPVIYSTINDENPNDADKDTTTYSTIDNIPGSEAKPPAGGTVYSSVAPHQQQQ; this comes from the exons ATGGCTGCATACGCAAAGACAGAAATATTCTACATTTCAATCGGGTTTTGGCTGATTTTAG GTGTTGAAAGCTACAGCGGTGGGTCAAACCATACATTAACTATTTATCCTGGAGGATCTCTCACCATCCCATGTCATTATGACAAGAAATACACACAGCAGAAGAAATCCTGGTACTCAGTGATTGATCAAACatccacatacacaaacacaacagagcaGAATCTGTCAGTAATTGATCATCCTGATCAGAGTCTCTTTACTGTGACTATGAGAAACCTGCAGAACAAACGCAATGGAGATTATTATTGTGTTGTGGAGACTGgagtaaacaaaacaaatgtaacaTACGAGCTTTATCTCAAGATTGAGTCTG ctcctGATGTGTCTGTGGTGAGCAGCAGTGTCTCTGGACATGAAGGTGGTGATATCAGTGTTCAGTGTCTCTACAGTTCTGGATATCAGAATAAAGTCAAACAGTGGTGCAGATATAAAGATAAGAGATGTTACACAGTGGGGAGGACTGACACATCCCAGAATTCATCAGTGCAGATCAGAGATGATGATGGGAGAAGATCCCTAACTGTGCTGATGACTGGACTGAGACGGACTGATTCAGGCTGGTATTTCTGCTCTGTAGGAGATGCACTGAATCCTGTTCACATCACTGTAACGGAGGCAGAACCAGGGAAAGCGAAAGAGAC aagtgaatcaGGACATCAggagaataataataacacaactgAAGTCACTGACAAACTACAAAA AGATAACAAACTCCTGACTGTGTGGCTTCCAGTTTCAGCAGCTCTTCTGCTGTTATTGATTCTGATCAGTGTCTTCATCTGGATATGGAGAAGAAGACCCA agcaAGATGAACAGCAAATCAGAGGGAGAAATGGCAGCAGAAACAATGATGCA ATCTACTCTAAACCTGAAGACCCTGTGATATACAGCACTATAAATGATGAAAACCCAAAT GATGCCGACAAAGACACAACCACATACAGTACTATTGATAATATTCCTGGGAGTGAAGCA AAGCCTCCAGCAGGTGGAACAGTATACAGCTCTGTGGCTCCACACCAACAGCAACAGTGA